A segment of the Candidatus Thermoplasmatota archaeon genome:
TCAGTGGTCGTCATCGTGTCGACTGCGAAGACATAGTCCGGTCTGAGGTTGAACCCGATCACCTTAGCTCCCTTCAACCCTGTTTCCTCTTGGACGCTCCATGCAAAGGTCAGTTTGATCGGCAGCTTGGCGTCCTTCACCTTCTCCAGCACATCAAGTATGATGGCGCACCCCATCCTGTCATCCACAGCGCGAGCGCATATGAGATCCTTCCCGATGTATGTGATATCCTTCTTGAACACCATCGGGTCGAGGACGCGTATCCCGAGCTTCTCAGTCTCCTTCTTGCTCCTCGTCCCGACATCCACCCTGACCTCCTGCCAGGTCATGACCTTCTTGCGGTCGTCGGCATCTGTCATCAAGTGCGGTGGTTTCAGCCCGAGGACACCTGTGACCATCCCTTTCTGGGTCTTGATCTCGACCACCCTTCCGACCAGTGTGCGGTCATCGATCCCGCCGACTTTGCGGATCCTGATGGAGCCGTCTTCCTCTATTTTGGAAACAATCAATCCGAGCTCGTCCATGTGGGCAATCATCACCACCGAAGGTCCCCTGTCCCCCACAGTCACGAGCAGGTCGCCCAAGTTGTCCTCTGTGGCATCGAGACCCATGGCCTCGACCTTCTCCCTGATGCAGTCCCTGATGTCGTCCTCGAACCCGGAGACCCCGGGCACCTTGATCATCTCTTCCAAGAGTT
Coding sequences within it:
- a CDS encoding M42 family metallopeptidase, whose amino-acid sequence is MEEMIKVPGVSGFEDDIRDCIREKVEAMGLDATEDNLGDLLVTVGDRGPSVVMIAHMDELGLIVSKIEEDGSIRIRKVGGIDDRTLVGRVVEIKTQKGMVTGVLGLKPPHLMTDADDRKKVMTWQEVRVDVGTRSKKETEKLGIRVLDPMVFKKDITYIGKDLICARAVDDRMGCAIILDVLEKVKDAKLPIKLTFAWSVQEETGLKGAKVIGFNLRPDYVFAVDTMTTTDGPGMGETFEKVLIGGGPAMRMFDNEAIASPKMRRLVEEVAKAARIPLQYGTGGGATDGAAMQDFGCLMMPIGIAMRYTHSPVEIASIKDMENASKLLVRIAERIAKGVKSR